A single Montipora foliosa isolate CH-2021 chromosome 7, ASM3666993v2, whole genome shotgun sequence DNA region contains:
- the LOC138010289 gene encoding uncharacterized protein gives MSCGLYRSRYSKARRFLYEKEIQELLECAENEKRRIISTLAIDDQYRASISRVYNLRETFSQLLLLGAGVCRIEVFQTNGVGHIGSGFYFGDGWILTSAHVLRNRDNVNRARFIFFSLDHEISFEARQRRAIIHRILPVGKRPDYHNRDITLVKFGVQYTYGRKKVDLEEWEIDEQQLLDQSRLFDFSSLVQNAFTSSGEVEFSIKPTDPLTAIHFGGRQDARKKFVFDIPVQEVYKQLPIKVVNFSVSIDCGASGCPVVQRVRGNWVLVGVLFGGVLHESEESSVVTVGQALLWNEQILHHIRAGQAAVEKMACPKPYNIFIPFSERAQLLLETGVKEAADLAVQHRILIL, from the coding sequence ATGTCTTGTGGTTTATACCGATCGCGCTATTCGAAAGCTCGTCGATTTTTGTACGAAAAAGAGATACAAGAACTTTTGGAATGTGCAGAGAATGAAAAAAGGAGGATCATTTCAACCTTAGCTATCGATGACCAATATCGAGCTTCAATTTCGCGAGTGTACAATCTGAGGGAAACGTTTTCACAGCTACTTTTGTTAGGAGCAGGAGTGTGTAGAATCGAAGTGTTTCAAACAAACGGCGTTGGTCACATTGGAAGCGGCTTTTATTTTGGCGATGGATGGATCCTAACCTCTGCTCATGTTCTTAGAAATCGCGACAACGTTAACAGGGCAAGATTCATTTTCTTTTCGCTCGATCATGAAATTTCATTTGAAGCAAGACAGCGTAGAGCCATCATTCATCGCATACTTCCCGTTGGCAAAAGACCTGATTACCATAACAGAGACATAACACTGGTTAAATTTGGTGTCCAGTACACTTATGGGAGAAAGAAAGTGGATTTGGAAGAATGGGAAATAGATGAACAACAACTTCTTGATCAATCCAGGTTGTTTGATTTCTCTTCCCTTGTCCAGAACGCATTCACATCCAGTGGTGAAGTCGAATTTAGCATAAAACCAACTGATCCACTCACAGCGATTCATTTTGGAGGTCGCCAAGATGCCCGGAAGAAATTTGTATTTGACATCCCCGTACAAGAGGTATACAAGCAGTTGCCAATCAAAGTCGTAAATTTTTCTGTCTCCATTGACTGTGGAGCATCAGGCTGCCCTGTCGTTCAGCGAGTGCGGGGAAACTGGGTCCTAGTAGGTGTGTTATTTGGAGGTGTCTTACATGAGAGCGAAGAAAGTTCAGTGGTCACAGTCGGTCAAGCGTTGCTATGGAACGAACAGATTCTTCATCACATACGCGCGGGTCAGGCGGCTGTGGAAAAGATGGCCTGTCCCAAGCCTTATAATATTTTCATTCCATTCTCCGAAAGAGCTCAGCTTCTTCTCGAAACTGGCGTTAAGGAGGCCGCTGATCTGGCCGTTCAGCATCGTATTTTAATTCTGTAa
- the LOC138011206 gene encoding TBC1 domain family member 25-like, which produces MTFAATNALQDREAIRVKALLYDGDYSEYVKRCFSVDPHITSFNNLHQLLKRAFQLQGDFEISYQLPQSNETGKRPDVFLSLNSDFDLDAAFMSSSLPYLSLKIEPIVSSDDFQNEWTFLEAAEAPIANNVQSTGVSSNVPFHISLKHQMERTLNKLTSAFSDLTRRGPLKEFEWDCHLDCEGRLLGVDELWARIFQGGGIEPCLRKEVWPHLLSVFPSDLTKEERERHLNMKSQVYGHLKSKWMAKPPAEIESITHLIMKDVLRTDRIHPYFSVADDHQHIASLFNILTTYALENPDVSYAQGMSDLAAPLLVILEDEAVAYTCFCSLMDRMKGHFLLDGKTMIQKFDHLSQLVYRMEPELFKYLMSIEADDMFFCYRWLLLDLKREFPFDDAVQLMEVIWSSTTCAAEGVSKENCTLILTQNGYYGNDAANNVDGDSDYSDEDESSFCPVTSKPVNSKTKLLQLPGPYHLGDGNPFVLFMCLAILSIHKDYCMQKKMDYNTLAMYFDKLVRKHDLAKTLARARTLYAEYLSSFGEVKSDFPMKEESKMSWCNRESIIGSIPSKTSHFVEC; this is translated from the exons AGACTTCGAAATATCTTATCAGTTGCCACAATCAAATGAAACTGGCAAAAGACCTGATGTGTTTCTCTCACTCAACTCAGATTTTGATCTTGATGCGGCATTCATGAGTTCCTCTTTACCTTATTTGAGTCTCAAAATCGAACCTATTGTTTCATCAG ATGATTTTCAAAATGAATGGACATTTCTTGAAGCTGCAGAAGCACCAATTGCTAACAATGTTCAATCTACTGGTGTGTCCTCTAATGTTCCCTTTCATATCTCATTAAAACATCAAATGGAGCGAACGTTGAACAAGTTAACAAGTGCATTTAGTGACTTGACAAGGCGAGGACCTTTGAAGGAATTTGAATGGGACTGTCATCTGGACTGTGAAGGCCGTCTGCTTGGCGTGGATGAGTTGTGGGCCAGAATATTTCAAGGTGGAGGTATTGAGCCTTGCTTACGGAAAGAGGTCTGGCCTCATCTACTTAGTGTTTTTCCTTCTGATTTGACcaaggaagaaagagaaaggcACTTGAATATGAAATCACAAGTTTATGGGCATCTTAAATCAAAATGGATGGCTAAACCTCCTGCAGAAATTGAATCCATCACCCATCTTATCATGAAAGACGTGCTTCGAACAGACCGCATACACCCTTACTTTTCCGTTGCAGATGATCACCAGCATATTGCTTCCttgtttaatattttaacaACCTATGCATTGGAAAATCCTGATGTGTCTTATGCACAAGGAATGAGTGATCTGGCAGCACCTTTGCTTGTTATCTTGGAAGATGAAGCAGTAGCTTATACATGCTTTTGTTCTTTGATGGACAGGATGAAAGGTCATTTTCTTTTGGATGGGAAAACAAtgatacaaaaatttgatcaccTTTCGCAACTTGTGTATCGTATGGAACCAGAACTTTTCAAATATCTTATGAGCATCGAAGCTGATGACATGTTTTTCTGTTACCGCTGGCTCCTTCTTGACTTAAAAAGGGAGTTTCCATTTGACGATGCTGTGCAACTGATGGAGGTCATTTGGAGTTCCACCACTTGTGCTGCTGAAGGAGTATCAAAAGAAAACTGTACTCTAATCCTTACTCAGAATGGTTACTATGGAAATGATGCAGCCAACAATGTTGATGGTGATTCAGACTACAGTGATGAAGATGAAAGTTCATTCTGTCCAGTGACAAGCAAACCTGTTAATTCGAAAACCAAACTTCTTCAGTTGCCAGGCCCTTATCACCTTGGGGATGGCAATCCATTTGTTCTCTTTATGTGTCTGGCAATTCTATCAATTCACAAGGATTATtgcatgcagaaaaaaatggaCTACAATACACTAGCTATGTACTTTGACAAATTAGTTCGGAAACATGACCTTGCAAAAACCCTTGCAAGGGCAAGGACATTGTATGCTGAGTATCTTAGTTCTTTTGGAGAGGTGAAGAGTGATTTTCCAATGAAAGAAGAGTCAAAAATGTCCTGGTGCAACCGAGAGTCAATCATTGGTAGTATTCCATCAAAAACGAGTCACTTTGTTGAGTGCTGA